One Lepus europaeus isolate LE1 chromosome X, mLepTim1.pri, whole genome shotgun sequence genomic window carries:
- the TCEAL2 gene encoding transcription elongation factor A protein-like 2, with the protein METARSEDGGTPSNQGVMADEEQPQDEGRPEVASTLEAKDTLGNGGKTEDEDRLRDKDKPEHEGKAQGGGEPGREGKAKEGGGRSESSGKPESETRAAAKRPAEDDVPRKAKRKTNKGLAQYLKEYKESIHDMNFSNEDMIREFDNMAKVEDDRRKCKQKLGAFVWMQRNLQDPFYPRGPREFRGGCRAPRRDIEDIPYV; encoded by the coding sequence ATGGAAACAGCCCGCAGTGAAGATGGAGGAACGCCTTCGAACCAGGGCGTGATGGCAGACGAAGAACAGCCGCAGGATGAGGGAAGGCCAGAAGTAGCTTCTACTCTGGAAGCCAAGGACACGTTAGGGAACGGGGGAAAGACGGAAGATGAGGACAGGCTGAGGGATAAGGACAAGCCAGAGCATGAGGGAAaggcccagggaggaggagagccagggagagagggaaaagcaaaagagggaggaggcaggtcaGAGAGCTCGGGCAAGCCAGAGAGTGAAACCAGGGCTGCAGCAAAGCGCCCGGCTGAGGACGACGTACCCAGGAAAGCCAAAAGAAAAACCAACAAGGGGCTGGCTCAGTATCTCAAGGAGTATAAAGAGTCCATACACGATATGAATTTCAGCAATGAGGACATGATCAGAGAATTTGACAATATGGCTAAGGTGGAGGATGACAGGAGAAAATGCAAGCAGAAGTTGGGAGCTTTCGTGTGGATGCAAAGAAATTTACAGGACCCCTTCTACCCGAGGGGCCCAAGGGAATTCAGGGGTGGCTGCAGGGCCCCGCGAAGGGACATTGAAGACATCCCTTACGTGTAG
- the LOC133753533 gene encoding uncharacterized protein LOC133753533, translating to MADEAARAAALSQQVLPLKTIEPTQVSREPPFLYSDQDLDTIQRLGAEYDEQIRVWRLGEKIVLPHQLAKEIITSLHQWTHLGYKKLKAALQEDRQSYYIPGLDSLAQQVTESCVPCAKVNARHLKLPEGARVRGDRPGINWEVDFTEIRPGSYGNKYLLVFVDTFSGWTEAFPTKRETAQVVVKKIIEEIFPRFGLPKLQARLRALQIIQNQVWKPLAAAYQPKTTTIPHP from the exons atggcagacgaggccgctagggcggcagccctgagccaacaggtgctcccgttaaagacaattgagcccacccaagtatcgagggaaccacctttcctctattcggaccaagacttagatacgattcagcggctcggtgcagagtatgatgaacaaataagggtttggaggctcggagagaaaatagtcttgccacatcaattggctaaagaaataattaccagcctccatcaatggactcatttgggatacaaaaagctaaaagcagccttacaggaagataggcagtcttactacatccccggacttgactctttagcccagcaggtgactgaatcctgtgttccgtgtgccaaggtaaatgccagacacctcaagctcccggagggagctagggtaagaggagaccgaccaggaatcaactgggaggtcgatttcactgagataaggccgggcagttatgggaataagtatcttctagtttttgtagacaccttctccggatggactgaggcattccccacaaaacgggaaaccgcccaggtggtcgtcaagaagatcatagaggagatcttcccccggttcggcttgcctaag ttacaggcccggttgagagcactccagatcatccagaaccaggtctggaaacctcttgcagcagcctaccaacccaagacgacaaccattccacatccttga
- the TCEAL6 gene encoding transcription elongation factor A protein-like 6 has translation METARNRNEGQVDSEGQPGDEVEPEDEEKSDEEGKWPAEEPGGGRGQLAEAGGPGAEGRAAEAAKPPAEGPPAAPAPPESEPRAAEKRPAEDYVPRKAKRKTDRGTDDSPRDSHEDFQDRHLGSEETLRECADAARAQEELRKKQKTGGFHWMQREAQDPFAPRGQRGVRGVRGGGRGQRGFHDIPYL, from the coding sequence ATGGAAACAGCCCGCAATAGGAACGAGGGACAGGTGGACAGCGAGGGACAGCCGGGAGATGAAGTGGAGCCCGAAGACGAAGAGAAGTCCGACGAGGAAGGAAAGTGGCCTGCGGAGGAGCCtggcgggggccggggccagcTGGCGGAGGCGGGCGGGCCGGGCGCAGAGGGGCGAGCGGCCGAGGCGGCCAAGCCCCCCGCCGAGGGTCCGCCCGCAGCCCCCGCGCCGCCGGAGAGCGAGCCGCGCGCCGCCGAGAAGCGCCCGGCCGAAGACTACGTGCCCCGGAAAGCCAAAAGGAAAACGGACCGGGGCACGGACGACTCCCCCCGGGACTCGCACGAGGACTTCCAGGACCGGCACCTGGGCAGCGAGGAGACGCTGCGGGAGTGCGCCGACGCGGCCAGGGCTCAGGAGGAGCTGAGGAAGAAGCAGAAGACGGGCGGTTTCCACTGGATGCAGAGAGAGGCTCAGGATCCGTTCGCCCCGAGGGGCCAGCGGGGCGTCAGGGGGGTCCGGGGCGGCGGGAGGGGCCAGAGGGGCTTCCACGACATCCCGTACCTGTGA
- the LOC133753234 gene encoding high mobility group protein B2-like — MSKEDPNKPRGKMSSYAFFVQTGREQHKKKHPDSLVNFAEFSKKCLKRWKTMSAKEKSKFEETAQSDKAHYDREMKKYVPPKGDKKGKKKDPNAPKKPPSAFFLFCSEHRPKIKSEHPGLSIGDTAKKIGEMWSEQSAKDKQPYEQKAAKLKEKYEKDISAYRAKGKSEAGKKGPGRPTGSKKKNEPEDEEEEEEEEEEEEEEDEDEE; from the coding sequence ATGAGTAAAGAAGACCCCAACAAGCCGAGGGGCAAAATGTCCTCCTATGCCTTCTTCGTGCAGACGGGCCGGGAACAGCACAAGAAGAAACACCCAGACTCTTTGGTCAATTTCGCGGAATTCTCCAAGAAATGCTTGAAGAGATGGAAGACCATGTCTGCAAAGGAGAAGTCCAAGTTTGAAGAAACGGCACAAAGTGATAAAGCTCATTATGACAGGGAGATGAAAAAATACGTGCCTCCCAAAGgggataagaaaggaaagaaaaaggaccCCAATGCTCCTAAAAAACCACCATCTGCCTTCTTTCTGTTTTGCTCTGAACATCGCCCAAAGATCAAAAGTGAACACCCTGGCCTGTCCATTGGGGACACTGCAAAAAAAATCGGTGAGATGTGGTCTGAACAGTCAGCCAAAGATAAACAACCATATGAACAGAAAGCAGCTAAGCTAAAGGAGAAATATGAAAAGGACATTTCTGCATACCGTGCCAAGGGCAAAAGTGAAGCAGGAAAGAAGGGCCCTGGTAGGCCTACAGGCTCAAAGAAGAAGAATGAACCTGaagatgaggaggaagaagaggaagaagaggaagaggaggaggaagaggatgaagaTGAAGAATAA